One window from the genome of Malus domestica chromosome 01, GDT2T_hap1 encodes:
- the LOC103417837 gene encoding sorbitol dehydrogenase-like gives MGKGGQSINGVAKEAKPVEQENMAAWLVDVNTIKILPFELPSIGPNDVRIWIKAVGICGSDVHYLKTMKCANFEVKEPMVIGHECAGIVDKVGSEVKHLVPGDRVAVEPGISCSRCQQCKGGRYNLCPDMKFFATPPVHGSLANQIVHPADLCFKLPENVSLEEGAMCEPLSVGVHACRRANVGPETTVLVIGAGPIGLVSVLAARAFGAPRIVIVDMDDQRLAMAKSLGADGTVKVSTKMEDIDDEVAMIKEAMESEVDVTFDCVGFSKTMSTGLKATRSGGRVCLVGMGHGTMTVPLTPAAAREVDVVGVFRYRNTWPLCLDFLRSGKIDVKPLITHRFGFTEKDVEEAFATSARGGNAIKVMFNL, from the exons ATGGGTAAGGGAGGCCAATCGATTAATGGAGTGGCTAAGGAAGCCAAACCTGTTGAGCAAGAAAACATGGCTGCTTGGCTTGTTGATGTCAACACCATCAAGATCCTACCTTTCGAGCTCCCCAGTATCG GACCCAATGATGTCCGGATTTGGATTAAGGCTGTCGGCATTTGTGGAAGCGATGTTCACTACCTCAAGACCATGAAATGTGCGAATTTTGAGGTCAAGGAGCCAATGGTAATCGGACATGAGTGTGCTGGCATCGTAGACAAAGTTGGGAGCGAGGTGAAGCATCTGGTGCCTGGTGACCGGGTGGCGGTTGAGCCCGGTATCAGTTGCTCTCGGTGTCAGCAGTGCAAAGGAGGGCGGTACAATCTTTGCCCCGACATGAAGTTTTTCGCCACCCCACCGGTTCATGGTTCCTTGGCAAATCAg ATTGTGCATCCTGCGGATCTATGCTTTAAGCTGCCAGAGAATGTGAGCTTGGAGGAAGGGGCAATGTGCGAGCCCTTGAGTGTTGGGGTTCATGCTTGTCGGCGAGCCAATGTTGGTCCCGAAACAACTGTTCTGGTCATCGGAGCTGGGCCTATTGGTCTCGTTTCAGTTTTGGCCGCTCGTGCTTTTGGGGCACCAAGAATTGTCATCGTGGATATGGATGACCAACGTTTAGCCATGGCAAAGTCTCTTGGCGCTGATGGCACTGTAAAAGTTTCAACAAAAATGGAGGATATAGATGACGAAGTTGCCATGATTAAAGAAGCCATGGAATCCGAAGTGGATGTAACCTTTGATTGTGTGGGTTTCAGTAAGACCATGTCGACAGGTCTCAAGGCCACTCGCTCCGGCGGCAGAGTCTGCCTTGTCGGAATGGGACACGGCACGATGACAGTGCCTCTCACTCCAGCTGCTGCCAGGGAGGTTGATGTGGTTGGAGTTTTCCGGTACAGGAACACATGGCCACTTTGCCTCGATTTTTTGAGAAGTGGGAAGATCGACGTGAAGCCGCTCATTACTCACCGGTTTGGATTTACCGAGAAGGATGTGGAAGAAGCCTTTGCAACCAGTGCTCGTGGGGGTAACGCCATTAAAGTCATGTTTAATCTTTAG